In a single window of the Flavobacterium sp. W4I14 genome:
- a CDS encoding putative membrane protein YkoI (product_source=COG3212; cleavage_site_network=SignalP-noTM; cog=COG3212; pfam=PF11396; superfamily=160574), with protein MNYKSTILASLLLVGGMASSSAQDIDQKDVPSVIKSAFNKAYPKATDVGWEKKGANYEVDFNLGKVDHKATYAASGKTISFEKDIPNAQLPTVIAKNIKAKYPKGRIDDVDWINTAGKITYKIDIEGTPDVNVWYDASGKFIKEVAD; from the coding sequence ATGAACTACAAAAGCACAATTTTGGCATCATTACTTTTAGTTGGAGGAATGGCCAGTAGCAGCGCTCAAGATATAGATCAAAAAGATGTTCCATCAGTGATTAAATCAGCATTTAATAAAGCTTATCCAAAAGCAACAGATGTAGGTTGGGAAAAGAAAGGCGCAAATTATGAGGTCGATTTTAATTTAGGGAAGGTAGATCATAAAGCCACCTATGCGGCTTCAGGCAAAACAATTTCTTTCGAAAAAGATATTCCAAATGCTCAATTGCCAACAGTAATTGCTAAAAATATTAAAGCAAAATATCCAAAAGGTAGAATCGATGACGTAGATTGGATTAATACTGCTGGAAAAATAACCTATAAAATTGATATCGAAGGTACACCGGATGTAAATGTTTGGTATGATGCCAGTGGAAAGTTTATCAAAGAGGTAGCCGACTAA
- a CDS encoding hypothetical protein (product_source=Hypo-rule applied; cleavage_site_network=SignalP-noTM; pfam=PF12388; superfamily=55486) gives MKTSQFLSIAALCLLFTTLYSCKSNNTENAVENKTDISADKLSQIKSLGFSTDNIRKIDEGYLVEGDILLTDDNLAEPSTGANLNIAETEQYRTTNIVKSLPRVITVSVTNLPQVYSDAVNTMISRYNSLGLRITFQRASAGTTGNINVVGFNEGPSGGFITLGSAGFPTSSGQPFNQIRMNTNTAAYGTNPNLLYLASVIQHEVGHCIGFRHTDYMNRAFSCGASGAGNEGASNVGAVRIPGTPSTPDAGSFMLACSNGGNRTFNANDVIAVNYLYK, from the coding sequence ATGAAAACATCCCAATTTTTATCCATTGCAGCACTATGTCTTCTATTCACAACATTATATTCCTGTAAGAGTAATAATACAGAAAACGCAGTAGAAAACAAAACTGATATTTCAGCTGACAAATTATCACAGATTAAATCTCTAGGCTTTAGCACCGACAATATCCGTAAGATAGACGAAGGTTATTTGGTAGAGGGAGATATTCTTTTAACTGATGACAATTTAGCTGAACCTTCTACTGGTGCAAATTTAAACATTGCCGAAACTGAACAGTACCGAACCACGAACATTGTTAAATCATTACCGCGTGTAATTACAGTGTCGGTAACCAATTTACCTCAGGTATATAGCGATGCTGTAAACACCATGATTTCGAGATACAACTCATTGGGTTTACGTATTACCTTCCAAAGGGCAAGTGCTGGTACAACCGGAAACATTAACGTTGTTGGCTTTAACGAAGGTCCGAGTGGCGGCTTTATTACCTTAGGCTCTGCTGGCTTCCCTACTTCTTCTGGTCAGCCTTTTAACCAGATCAGAATGAACACCAACACGGCGGCTTATGGAACCAATCCTAATTTATTGTATCTAGCTTCTGTGATCCAGCACGAAGTTGGCCATTGCATCGGTTTCCGCCATACCGATTACATGAACCGTGCCTTTAGCTGTGGCGCAAGTGGTGCAGGCAACGAAGGTGCATCGAATGTAGGCGCTGTTAGAATCCCAGGAACGCCTTCAACTCCTGATGCAGGCTCATTTATGTTGGCCTGTTCTAATGGTGGCAACCGTACTTTCAATGCAAATGATGTGATTGCAGTAAATTACCTTTACAAATAA